The genomic segment taaggaAATTATGAGGTTGTtgtgtctatttttttttttgtgtctacgaatgtcaataaaattgtttatatattttcaacaaattgttacaataatagttattatatatggttatacatttttttataaacatttataaagataaaatcaataatcaaggaataacgattttaatttttgtgttgtagttaaacaacttttttttttttttttattgtggtatcGAGGACTGGAGGAGGAACTATGGTGCCAGTACTTCTCCTCCAGCCCCCATCGTTTATTGTCAAAACAAACACACGACAATTAACAGCGGCGGGACAATCCCCCACCCGCTgttattacaaacaaaattgaGTTATATTACAAACGGTACAGATCGGGTCTTAACTATAGTAAATTCCGCCGGTTTGCAGCCTGTCGCACTCGTTCCTCTTCTTCTTTGATTGAGAGGATGTTTTCCACCATGCCGTAAAACAGCCTGAACCGCTCTTCGGCCTCTCTCAGGATCGCATCCTTCCCTTGGGCGTCCGCCGGCCGGAGCTCGAACGCCGGTCCACAAATGATGTCCGGAACGTCATCGGTGCTCGGTCGGTGGCCAATCCTGACTTTCAGGGCTTCACGAAGGCCGTCCCAGTAGGGGCAATCAAACAGGGTGTGTTCAACAGTGTCTGGTTCGCCCGAGCACTGCCAGCAGCGAGTGCTAGCGGCCTTGTTCATACGATGGAGGTACCATTCGAAGCAGCCGTGGCCCGTGAGTGCCTGAGTCATGTGGTACGTCAGAGGCACTCACGGGACAGTCCTACCTAGCCATCTAGCCAGGTCAGGGATGACTCGACGCGTCCAGGCTGCCTTCGGGGTAGCGTGCCATCTTGCCTGCCAGGGCGGGCGATCGTAATTTCTCTTGCCTCACGTTTCACGGCCTCCTTGGAAGGCCGTTGTTCACCAGGCTCCATTGCGGCGTGCAGACGGGATCCGATGTACTGCCTCTCCAGTCCAAGCAGATCAACGGGCGGCATGCAGGCCAAGACCAAGGCGGCCTCGTCCGACACGGTGCGGTAGGACCGAATTACCCTCAAGGCGGCGGTCCTCTGCGGACGGATCAAGATCGCCCTAGTTCTGGCGACTTCTGTAACGGAAGGGATCCATACGGGAGCAGCATACAGCAACTGGCTTTCCACAACAGACGCGAGCAGCCTCCTCTTCCACTGAGCCGATCCACCCATGTTGGACATGAGCCTGGATAACGCAGCAGCTGTGCGGGCCGCCTTCGCAGCGACAGTGCTCGCGTGTGCAGCAAAGGTTAG from the Acyrthosiphon pisum isolate AL4f chromosome X, pea_aphid_22Mar2018_4r6ur, whole genome shotgun sequence genome contains:
- the LOC103309582 gene encoding uncharacterized protein LOC103309582, translated to MRSRGLELAHQKSEAEVLSRRRAFVPPRLTVGGHPIPLRNEIRYLGVILDKRLTFAAHASTVAAKAARTAAALSRLMSNMGGSAQWKRRLLASVVESQLLYAAPVWIPSVTEVARTRAILIRPQRTAALRVIRSYRTVSDEAALVLACMPPVDLLGLERQYIGSRLHAAMEPGEQRPSKEAVKREAREITIARPGRQDGTLPRRQPGRVESSLTWLDG